The following is a genomic window from Bacteroidia bacterium.
TGATTGGGCATTCCTGATTGGGCATTCCTTGCAGCGGAGAGGGAGGGATTCGAATGCCGAAAGGCATCTACGATACCGAAAGGCATCTTCGATACCAAAAGGTATCTCCGACCCCCGGTGCCTTTTGCTTGAATGAAAAAAAAATTCCCGATCCTTGGGGGATCGGGAACCTTAGATTTGCTTGCGGAGAGGGAGGGATTCGAACCCCCGGTGCCTTGCGGCACAACGGTTTTCAAGACCGCCGCATTCGACCACTCTGCCACCTCTCCTTTTTGCGTGGGCAAATGTACGACAGATTTTTTATTGGTACAACTCTGAATAGTATTCTTCCAGCATTCTTTTTACGGCAAACTGCTCATATGTGTCCAGAATACTCGCACGCATCATGTTTTTCCATCCTTCGGGGTTGTCATAATACGTCGGTATTACTTCTTCAGTCAATACTTTGTACAATCCCTTGCGGTCATGGGCATCGAGAATCGCCTCATCTTCATGCTCAAACCCGTCGCCAAACTGCCAGCCATTGACCCCATGTTTGCAGGCTTCCGGCCACCAGCCGTCGAGAATGCTGCAATTCAACACGCCGTTCATCGAGGCTTTCATCCCCGATGTACCGCTCGCTTCCTTCGGCCTGCGGGGATTGTTGAGCCAGATGTCAGAACCGCGTGTCAGCATCGTGCCGATCTCCATATCGTAATTTTCCAAAAATATCACCGACTGCGGCCACCGTCTGGTCATCTCTACCAGTTCTGCGACAATCGCCTTACCGCCATCGTCCAGAGGATGCGCTCTGCCCGAAAAAATGATCTGAACCCGCCCGGAATCCAGCAATGGTTCAATGATCTCCGGCTCTGAGAAGATCAGATTGCTCCGCTTATAAGGCACCGCCCGGCGTGAAAAGCCGATGATGAGTTTATTTTCATCCAACGTTACGCCGTTTCGCTCAGCGACAAAATTGATCAGATTTCGTTTGTTGGCCTGATGCGGCGCCCACACATCTCCGCCCGATACGGCTGCGTCAATCATCGCCGGATCAACCCACGTCGGCAAGTGAATGGCGTTGGTAATGGCCTTGATTTTGGAACGCCCGCTTACGCCTTTCCACATTTTATTAGCGGTTTTTCCGTGCAGCTGCGCCACGGCATTGGAGATGCGCGACAACCGCAGTGCCCCCACCGTCATGTTAAAGGGGTCTCCTCCCAGCTGTTTCAACTGACGGGCGGTGAGGCTCAGGTTTGCGCCCATATAAGTCAGCCGGCTGATCGGATGAGACTCATTTCCCTGGACTACCGGTGTATGTGTGGTAAATACCACTTCTTTACGACTGGCTTCTCTTGCGTCCAGATAAGACATTCCGGCTTCCATTTTTTCGCGTATCAGTTCAAATCCGGCAAACAGCGCGTGGCCTTCATTAAAATGATACACATCTATCTCAATCCCCAACTTGCGCAGGGCACGCACGCCGGCAATTCCCAGCACCATTTCCTGGGCGATCCGCTCTTCGCCAAACCATCCATACAGCTGCCCGGTGATCCAGGCATCTTCGTTGCCGGGGATATCGGTATCGAGGAGATACAGCGGAGCATTGCCGAAAGCTTCCGTTTTCCAGACCTTACATTTTACTTCGCGGCCACGGATTTCAACAGAAACTTCTACGCCAGTATCTTCCAGAAAATCATGCGTGTAATTGTGATAGGTATCATACGGTTGCCCGGATTTGTCGATCAACTGATCGGTATAACCCTGTTTCCAACGGATTCCTATGCCTACGATAGGAAATTCGTGATCATGCGCACCCTTGAGATAATCTCCGGCAAGAATGCCCAGGCCGCCAGCATACAGTTTGAAATCGCTTTGGAGCGCATACTCCATACAAAAATAAGCAACCCTTGGAAGGGTTTGTTGATCATTTTTCGACATAACCATTACTTAAAATCCATACAATAAAAAGAGGCTATCTCTACAATTGAGACAGCCTCTAATTTCAACATATTTTTTTATCAATTAAGATCTTTCGTCATAGATATCTACACCCTTATATTGTTTGGCGTCAAATTCAAACTCCATATCGCCAAAACCCACATTCGTTT
Proteins encoded in this region:
- the glgP gene encoding alpha-glucan family phosphorylase → MSKNDQQTLPRVAYFCMEYALQSDFKLYAGGLGILAGDYLKGAHDHEFPIVGIGIRWKQGYTDQLIDKSGQPYDTYHNYTHDFLEDTGVEVSVEIRGREVKCKVWKTEAFGNAPLYLLDTDIPGNEDAWITGQLYGWFGEERIAQEMVLGIAGVRALRKLGIEIDVYHFNEGHALFAGFELIREKMEAGMSYLDAREASRKEVVFTTHTPVVQGNESHPISRLTYMGANLSLTARQLKQLGGDPFNMTVGALRLSRISNAVAQLHGKTANKMWKGVSGRSKIKAITNAIHLPTWVDPAMIDAAVSGGDVWAPHQANKRNLINFVAERNGVTLDENKLIIGFSRRAVPYKRSNLIFSEPEIIEPLLDSGRVQIIFSGRAHPLDDGGKAIVAELVEMTRRWPQSVIFLENYDMEIGTMLTRGSDIWLNNPRRPKEASGTSGMKASMNGVLNCSILDGWWPEACKHGVNGWQFGDGFEHEDEAILDAHDRKGLYKVLTEEVIPTYYDNPEGWKNMMRASILDTYEQFAVKRMLEEYYSELYQ